The following proteins come from a genomic window of Pyxidicoccus sp. MSG2:
- a CDS encoding Tex family protein gives MHAYAVELSQELGLKPEQVDRTLALNEEGATVPFIARYRKEVTGGLDEVQIQTILDRASERAELDSRRDTILRTIEEQGKLTPALEKALKAAKTRTELEDLYLPYKPKRRTRAAIARERGLEPLADLVWKQEGKRGDDRDAKVRPFVNAEKEVPDLDAALAGARDICAERVAEDAGLRREAREVCAKRGALRSDVVASKKGEQTKFENYYGHEEPLSQAPSHRVLALLRGEEEGVLKVKLSMPDDEVKALLGSRVVTKPQSLFSQELRAAVEDGWERLMGPSLESELRAELKERADKQAIGVFGENLRHLLLTAPAGARAVLALDPGLRTGIKLAMMDVTGKVVETLTLYSERSADERVRAAKLLSAVVQKHKPELIAVGNGTGSREAEGFVKDTLKALGSQVPVVSVSEQGASIYSASEVARDEFPDLDVSLRGAVSIGRRLQDPLAELVKIDPKSIGVGQYQHDVDQGLLKKKLGEVVDSCVNAVGVDVNTASPQLLEHVSGVGPSLAKKLVAHRASKGRFTTRRELLKVSGLGPKTFEQAAGFLRVRGPEPLDASAVHPERYAVVERMAKDLGVEVGALVGNAGLVRKIEAKRYLGPDLGELTLKDILAELEKPSRDPRGDFTAPQMRDDLRSLEDVKEGMVLQGVVTNVTAFGAFVDVGVHQDGLVHVSQISTKFVKDPSEVVKVGDRLTVRVLTVDLARKRLALSVRAVQEGGAPQAGASRPAVGGATGTGRMTERGGGPRQDSRPSGAGGAGSGGRPSSGAGGRPSSAAGSSASGPAGKPSSGSQGSGDKKGPEPFNNPFRNLKR, from the coding sequence ATGCACGCCTACGCCGTCGAGCTTTCCCAGGAGCTGGGCCTCAAGCCCGAGCAGGTGGACCGGACCCTCGCGCTGAACGAAGAGGGCGCCACCGTTCCCTTCATCGCGCGCTACCGCAAGGAAGTCACAGGCGGTCTGGACGAGGTTCAAATCCAGACCATCCTGGACCGGGCTTCCGAGCGCGCCGAGCTGGACTCCCGCCGCGACACCATCCTCCGCACGATTGAGGAGCAGGGGAAGCTGACGCCGGCGCTGGAGAAGGCGCTCAAGGCCGCGAAGACGCGCACCGAGCTGGAGGACCTGTATCTCCCGTACAAGCCCAAGCGCCGCACGCGTGCCGCCATTGCGCGCGAGCGGGGGTTGGAGCCTCTGGCGGACCTCGTGTGGAAGCAGGAGGGGAAGCGCGGCGATGACCGGGACGCGAAGGTGCGCCCGTTCGTCAACGCGGAGAAGGAGGTGCCGGACCTGGACGCGGCGCTCGCGGGCGCGCGCGACATCTGCGCCGAGCGCGTGGCGGAGGACGCCGGCCTGCGCCGCGAGGCTCGCGAGGTGTGCGCGAAGCGGGGCGCGCTGCGCTCGGACGTGGTGGCCTCCAAGAAGGGCGAGCAGACCAAGTTCGAGAACTACTACGGCCACGAGGAGCCGCTGTCACAGGCCCCGTCCCACCGCGTGCTGGCGCTGCTGCGCGGCGAGGAGGAGGGCGTGCTGAAGGTGAAGCTCTCCATGCCCGACGACGAGGTGAAGGCGCTGCTGGGCTCGCGCGTGGTGACGAAGCCGCAGTCCCTCTTCTCGCAGGAGCTGCGCGCGGCGGTGGAGGACGGGTGGGAGCGGCTGATGGGGCCGTCGCTGGAGTCGGAGCTGCGCGCGGAGCTGAAGGAGCGCGCGGACAAGCAGGCCATCGGTGTCTTCGGGGAGAACCTGCGGCACCTGTTGCTCACGGCGCCGGCGGGCGCGCGGGCGGTGCTGGCGCTGGACCCGGGCCTGCGCACGGGCATCAAGCTGGCGATGATGGACGTCACCGGCAAGGTGGTGGAGACGCTGACGCTCTACAGCGAGCGCAGCGCGGACGAGCGCGTCCGGGCCGCGAAGCTGCTGTCCGCGGTGGTGCAGAAGCACAAGCCGGAGCTGATTGCGGTGGGCAACGGCACCGGCAGCCGCGAGGCGGAAGGCTTCGTGAAGGACACGCTGAAGGCGCTGGGCTCGCAGGTGCCGGTGGTGTCGGTGAGCGAGCAGGGCGCGTCCATCTACTCGGCGTCCGAGGTGGCGCGCGACGAGTTCCCGGACCTGGACGTGAGCCTGCGCGGCGCGGTGTCCATCGGCCGGCGCCTGCAGGACCCGCTGGCGGAGCTGGTGAAGATCGACCCCAAGAGCATCGGCGTGGGGCAGTACCAGCACGACGTGGACCAGGGGCTGCTGAAGAAGAAGCTGGGCGAGGTGGTGGACTCGTGTGTGAACGCGGTGGGCGTGGATGTGAATACCGCGTCGCCGCAGCTCCTGGAGCACGTGTCCGGCGTGGGCCCGTCGCTGGCGAAGAAGCTGGTGGCGCACCGCGCGTCGAAGGGGCGCTTCACCACGCGGCGCGAGCTGCTCAAGGTGAGCGGGCTGGGGCCGAAGACATTCGAACAGGCGGCGGGCTTCCTGCGCGTGCGCGGGCCGGAGCCGCTGGATGCGAGCGCGGTGCACCCGGAGCGCTACGCCGTGGTGGAGCGCATGGCGAAAGATCTGGGCGTGGAGGTGGGCGCGCTGGTGGGCAACGCGGGGCTGGTGCGGAAGATTGAGGCGAAGCGCTACCTGGGCCCGGACCTGGGCGAGCTGACGTTGAAGGACATCCTCGCGGAGCTGGAGAAGCCGAGCCGAGATCCGCGCGGTGACTTCACGGCGCCGCAAATGCGCGACGACCTGCGCTCGCTGGAAGACGTGAAGGAGGGCATGGTGCTGCAGGGCGTGGTGACGAACGTCACCGCGTTCGGCGCCTTCGTGGACGTGGGCGTGCACCAGGACGGACTGGTGCACGTGTCGCAAATTTCCACGAAGTTCGTGAAGGACCCGTCCGAGGTGGTGAAGGTGGGCGACCGGCTGACGGTGCGCGTGCTCACCGTGGACCTGGCGCGCAAGCGATTGGCCCTCTCCGTGCGCGCGGTGCAGGAGGGTGGGGCGCCGCAGGCCGGCGCGAGCCGTCCGGCCGTGGGCGGTGCGACGGGCACGGGACGGATGACGGAGCGTGGCGGTGGTCCCCGGCAGGACTCGCGGCCTTCCGGCGCGGGTGGTGCGGGCTCCGGCGGCAGGCCTTCGTCGGGTGCGGGTGGCCGGCCCTCCAGCGCGGCGGGCTCCAGTGCTTCGGGACCTGCCGGCAAGCCGTCGTCAGGCTCTCAGGGTTCTGGAGACAAGAAGGGGCCGGAGCCGTTCAACAATCCGTTCCGCAACCTGAAGCGCTGA